In Macaca fascicularis isolate 582-1 chromosome 15, T2T-MFA8v1.1, one genomic interval encodes:
- the CAMSAP1 gene encoding calmodulin-regulated spectrin-associated protein 1 isoform X22, translating into MADSLYNIRLLREFSNEYLNKCFYLTLEDMLYAPLVLKPNVMVFIAELFWWFENVKPDFVQPRDVQELKDAKTVLHQKSSRPPVPISNATKRSFLGSPAAGTPADLQPPAQLPADGCHRHYLHPEEPEYLGKGTAAFSPSHPLLPLRQKQQKSIQGEDIPDQRHRSNSLTRVDGQPRGAAIAWPEKKTRPASQPTPFALHHAASCEVDPSSGDSISLARSISKDSLASNIVNLTPQNQPHPTAVKTHGKSLLNNVSIEDEEEELVAIVRADVAPQQADLEFPRASPRASGLIASARSPQGQLDTSESKPDSFFLEPLMPAVLKPAKEKQVITKEDERGEGRPRSITSRRPSEGPQPLVRRKVTGSRDLNRTFTPIPCSEFPMGIDPTETGPQSVETMGEVCGGPLALGGFDPFPQGPSTDGFFLHVDRADEDTEGRLYVSCSKSPNSHDSEPWTLLRQDSDSDVVDIEEAEHDFLGEAHPVVLSRYIGEEESAKLQEDMKVKEHEDKDDASGRSSPCLSTASQMSSVSVASGSVKMTSFAERKLQRLNSCETKSSTSSSQKTTPDASESCPAPLTTWRQKREQSPGRHGRDPASLLASELVQLHMQLEEKRRAIEAQKKKMEALSARQRLKLGKAAFLHVVKKGKAEAALSLRPEHFSKEYSQHNGEDCGDGVSKTEDFLVKEEQREELLHEPQDVDKESLAFAQQHTAKDPVALHELERNKVISAALLEDTVGEVVDVNECDLSIEKLNETISALQQAILKISQQQEQLLLKSPTVPVPGSKSNSQDHKGKAPVHFVEPLSPTGVAGHRKAPRLGQGRNSRSGRPAELKVPKDRPQGSSRSKTPTPSVETLPHLRPFPASSHPRTPTDPGLDGALEPSGDPHGKCLFDSYRLHDESNQRTLTLSSSKDTNILSEQMSLKEVLDASVKEAGPSSSDVSGKESIPVEEPLRSRASLIEVDLSDLKAPDEDGELASLDGSADLISEGDQKPGVGFFFKDEQKAEDELAKKRAAFLLKQQRKAEEARVRKQQLEAEVELKRDEARRKAEEDRVRKEEEKARRELIKQEYLRRKQQQILEEQGLGKPKSKPKKPRPKSVHREESCSDSGTKCSSTPDNLSRTQSGSSLSLASAATTEPESVHSGGTPSQRVESMEALPILSRNPSRSTDRDWETASAASSLASVAEYTGPKLFKEPSSKSNKPIIHNAISHCCLAGKVNEPHKNSILEELEKCDANHYIILFRDAGCQFRALYCYYPDTEEIYKLTGTGPKNITKKMIDKLYKYSSDRKQFNLIPAKTMSVSVDALTIHNHLWQPKRPAVPKKGQTRK; encoded by the exons ctaaaacagtgttacaCCAGAAAAGCAGCCGGCCTCCTGTACCTATCTCCAATGCGACCAAACGCAGTTTCCTAGGCAGCCCTGCTGCAGGGACCCCGGCTGACCTGCAGCCCCCCGCGCAGCTGCCGGCGGACGGCTGTCACAGGCACTACCTGCACCCTGAAGAACCTGAATACCT tGGGAAAGGAACTGCTGCCTTCAGCCCATCCCATCCTTTATTGCCACTGCGACAGAAACAGCAGAAATCCATACAGGGAGAGGACATCCCCG ATCAGCGACATCGATCGAATTCTTTGACCCGAGTTGATGGTCAGCCTCGAGGAGCAGCAATAGCAtggccagaaaaaaaaaccag GCCCGCGTCCCAGCCGACACCTTTTGCTCTCCATCATGCTGCGAGTTGTGAAGTGGATCCCAGCTCTGGCGACAGCATCAGCTTGGCCCGCTCCATCAGCAAAGACAGTTTGGCATCCAATATTGTTAATCTGACCCCACAGAACCAGCCACACCCCACGGCCGTGAAGACCCATGGGAAGAGCCTCCTGAACAATGTCAGTAttgaggatgaggaagaggagctTGTGGCTATCGTTAGAGCAGATGTGGCTCCCCAGCAGGCTGACCTGGAGTTCCCCAGGGCCTCACCCCGGGCCTCAGGCCTTATAGCAAGTGCCCGGTCTCCCCAAGGACAACTGGACACCTCAGAAAGTAAGCCTGACAGTTTTTTCTTGGAGCCTTTGATGCCAGCGGTGCTTAAGCCAGCGAAGGAGAAGCAGGTGATCACCAAGGAGGATGAACGGGGGGAAGGGAGACCAAGGAGCATCACGTCCAGGAGGCCCAGCGAGGGCCCCCAGCCTTTGGTACGAAGGAAAGTGACTGGTAGTCGTGACTTGAATAGGACTTTTACCCCAATTCCATGCTCAGAATTTCCCATGGGCATCGACCCCACCGAGACAGGACCGCAGTCAGTGGAGACCATGGGAGAGGTGTGTGGAGGGCCTCTGGCCCTTGGCGGATTCGATCCGTTCCCCCAGGGACCATCCACAGATGGCTTCTTCCTTCATGTAGACAGGGctgatgaggacactgagggAAGGTTGTATGTTAGTTGTTCAAAAAGCCCCAACTCCCACGATTCAGAGCCGTGGACTCTCCTCAGGCAGGATTCTGACTCGGATGTGGTGGACATAGAGGAAGCCGAGCATGATTTCCTGGGTGAGGCCCATCCTGTGGTTCTCAGCAGATACATCGGGGAGGAAGAGTCGGCTAAACTGCAGGAGGACATGAAGGTGAAGGAACATGAAGACAAAGATGACGCCAGTGGCCGCTCGAGCCCCTGCCTGAGCACAGCGTCTCAGATGAGCAGCGTCTCTGTGGCGAGTGGGAGTGTGAAGATGACCAGCTTTGCAGAGAGGAAGCTCCAGAGACTCAACAGCTGCGAGACCAAGTCCAGCACCAGCAGCTCCCAAAAGACCACACCAGATGCGTCTGAGAGCTGCCCGGCCCCTCTGACGACATGGAGGCAGAAAAGGGAGCAGAGCCCAGGCCGGCATGGCAGGGACCCCGCCAGCCTCTTGGCGTCTGAGCTGGTACAGCTGCACATGCAGCTGGAGGAGAAGCGCAGGGCCATCGAGGCCCAGAAGAAGAAGATGGAGGCGCTGTCGGCAAGGCAGCGCCTGAAGCTCGGCAAGGCTGCGTTCCTGCATGTGGTGAAGAAGGGCAAGGCCGAGGCTGCCCTGTCCCTCAGGCCGGAGCACTTTTCAAAGGAGTACTCTCAGCACAATGGGGAGGACTGTGGGGATGGCGTTTCCAAAACTGAAGACTTTCTCGTGAaggaggagcagagagaggaGCTCCTGCACGAGCCTCAGGATGTGGACAAAGAGAGCCTGGCCTTTGCTCAGCAACATACAGCCAAAGACCCCGTGGCTCTGCATGAGCTGGAGAGAAATAAGGTGATCTCCGCCGCCCTCCTGGAGGACACCGTTGGGGAGGTGGTGGACGTGAATGAATGCGACCTTTCCATCGAGAAGCTCAACGAAACCATCAGTGCACTGCAGCAGGCCATCCTGAAAATCTCTCAGCAGCAGGAGCAGCTTCTCCTGAAGTCTCCCACAGTCCCAGTGCCGGGCTCTAAGAGTAACTCGCAGGACCACAAAGGGAAGGCGCCAGTCCACTTCGTGGAGCCACTCTCTCCTACGGGCGTGGCTGGCCACCGCAAAGCCCCCAGGCTGGGTCAGGGCCGGAATTCCCGTTCCGGAAGGCCGGCGGAGCTGAAGGTCCCAAAAGACAGGCCACAGGGCTCCTCCCGAAGTAAAACCCCAACGCCCAGTGTAGAGACGCTCCCGCACTTGAGACCCTTCCCTGCCAGCAGCCACCCTCGGACGCCCACGGACCCTGGCCTGGACGGTGCCCTGGAGCCCAGCGGTGACCCACATGGGAAGTGTCTCTTCGATAGTTACAGGCTCCACGATGAAAGCAACCAGCGGACACTTACTCTGTCCTCTTCCAAAGACACCAACATTCTTTCGGAGCAGATGAGCCTCAAAGAAGTTCTGGATGCAAGTGTGAAGGAGGCGGGGCCCAGCTCCTCAGATGTCTCGGGAAAAGAAAGCATCCCCGTGGAGGAGCCTCTGAGGAGCAGGGCCAGCCTCATTGAAGTGGACCTCTCTGACCTGAAGGCCCCCGACGAGGACGGGGAGCTGGCAAGCCTCGACGGCTCGGCGGACCTCATCAGCGAAGGCGACCAGAAGCCGGGGGTCGGCTTCTTCTTCAAG GACGAACAGAAAGCTGAAGATGAGCTCGCCAAGAAGCGGGCGGCCTTCCTCCTGAAGCAGCAGCGCAAGGCCGAGGAGGCCCGCGTGCGCAAGCAGCAGCTGGAAGCAGAGGTGGAGCTCAAGCGTGATGAAGCCCG GCGCAAAGCTGAGGAAGACCGGGTccggaaggaggaggagaaggcgCGGCGCGAGCTCATCAAGCAGGAGTACCTGCGGAGGAAGCAGCAGCAGATCCTAGAGGAGCAGGGGCTCGGCAAGCCCAAGTCAAAGCCGAAGAAGCCGCGGCCGAAGTCGGTGCACCGGGAAGAGTCGTGCAGCGACTCCggcaccaagtgctcctccaccC CTGATAACTTGAGCCGGACTCAGTCAGGCTCCAGCCTGTCCTTGGCCTCTGCGGCAACGACAGAACCCGAGAGCGTTCATTCTGGGGGCACACCCTCTCAGCG AGTGGAATCGATGGAAGCCCTGCCCATACTGAGCCGTAACCCGAGCAGGAGCACAGACCGAGACTGGGAGACCGCATCGGCAGCGTCTTCCTTGGCCTCGGTGGCTGAGTACACAG GTCCCAAGCTCTTTAAGGAGCCCAGTAGCAAATCAAACAAGCCGATTATTCACAATGCCATATCCCATTGCTGCCTGGCTGGAAAAGTGAATGAACCCCACAAGAATTCCATATTGGAG GAGCTGGAGAAGTGTGACGCCAATCACTACATCATACTGTTTCGTGATGCTGGCTGCCAGTTCAGGGCACTTTACTGCTACTATCCTGACACTGAGGAAATCTACAAACTCACTGGCACGGGGCCAAAGAACATCACCAAGAAAATGATCGACAAGCTGTATAAATACAGCTCAGACCGAAAACAGTTTAACTTGATCCCAGCCAAAACCATGTCTGTCAGTGTGGATGCACTCACAATCCACAACCACCTGTGGCAGCCCAAGCGGCCCGCAGTGCCAAAGAAGGGCCAGACTCGTAAATGA
- the CAMSAP1 gene encoding calmodulin-regulated spectrin-associated protein 1 isoform X21: MADSLYNIRLLREFSNEYLNKCFYLTLEDMLYAPLVLKPNVMVFIAELFWWFENVKPDFVQPRDVQELKDAKTVLHQKSSRPPVPISNATKRSFLGSPAAGTPADLQPPAQLPADGCHRHYLHPEEPEYLGKGTAAFSPSHPLLPLRQKQQKSIQGEDIPDQRHRSNSLTRVDGQPRGAAIAWPEKKTRRMSLNLLRMRGAFSLHGRHSPPPVRVGVSGVHSSAPSGPSLCFRPASQPTPFALHHAASCEVDPSSGDSISLARSISKDSLASNIVNLTPQNQPHPTAVKTHGKSLLNNVSIEDEEEELVAIVRADVAPQQADLEFPRASPRASGLIASARSPQGQLDTSESKPDSFFLEPLMPAVLKPAKEKQVITKEDERGEGRPRSITSRRPSEGPQPLVRRKVTGSRDLNRTFTPIPCSEFPMGIDPTETGPQSVETMGEVCGGPLALGGFDPFPQGPSTDGFFLHVDRADEDTEGRLYVSCSKSPNSHDSEPWTLLRQDSDSDVVDIEEAEHDFLGEAHPVVLSRYIGEEESAKLQEDMKVKEHEDKDDASGRSSPCLSTASQMSSVSVASGSVKMTSFAERKLQRLNSCETKSSTSSSQKTTPDASESCPAPLTTWRQKREQSPGRHGRDPASLLASELVQLHMQLEEKRRAIEAQKKKMEALSARQRLKLGKAAFLHVVKKGKAEAALSLRPEHFSKEYSQHNGEDCGDGVSKTEDFLVKEEQREELLHEPQDVDKESLAFAQQHTAKDPVALHELERNKVISAALLEDTVGEVVDVNECDLSIEKLNETISALQQAILKISQQQEQLLLKSPTVPVPGSKSNSQDHKGKAPVHFVEPLSPTGVAGHRKAPRLGQGRNSRSGRPAELKVPKDRPQGSSRSKTPTPSVETLPHLRPFPASSHPRTPTDPGLDGALEPSGDPHGKCLFDSYRLHDESNQRTLTLSSSKDTNILSEQMSLKEVLDASVKEAGPSSSDVSGKESIPVEEPLRSRASLIEVDLSDLKAPDEDGELASLDGSADLISEGDQKPGVGFFFKDEQKAEDELAKKRAAFLLKQQRKAEEARVRKQQLEAEVELKRDEARRKAEEDRVRKEEEKARRELIKQEYLRRKQQQILEEQGLGKPKSKPKKPRPKSVHREESCSDSGTKCSSTPDNLSRTQSGSSLSLASAATTEPESVHSGGTPSQRVESMEALPILSRNPSRSTDRDWETASAASSLASVAEYTGPKLFKEPSSKSNKPIIHNAISHCCLAGKVNEPHKNSILEELEKCDANHYIILFRDAGCQFRALYCYYPDTEEIYKLTGTGPKNITKKMIDKLYKYSSDRKQFNLIPAKTMSVSVDALTIHNHLWQPKRPAVPKKGQTRK, translated from the exons ctaaaacagtgttacaCCAGAAAAGCAGCCGGCCTCCTGTACCTATCTCCAATGCGACCAAACGCAGTTTCCTAGGCAGCCCTGCTGCAGGGACCCCGGCTGACCTGCAGCCCCCCGCGCAGCTGCCGGCGGACGGCTGTCACAGGCACTACCTGCACCCTGAAGAACCTGAATACCT tGGGAAAGGAACTGCTGCCTTCAGCCCATCCCATCCTTTATTGCCACTGCGACAGAAACAGCAGAAATCCATACAGGGAGAGGACATCCCCG ATCAGCGACATCGATCGAATTCTTTGACCCGAGTTGATGGTCAGCCTCGAGGAGCAGCAATAGCAtggccagaaaaaaaaaccag AAGAATGAGTTTAAATCTCCTGCGTATGAGAGGCGCATTCTCGTTGCATGGCCGGCACTCCCCCCCACCGGTCCGTGTTGGGGTCTCTGGTGTACACAGCAGCGCACCCAGTGGGCCTTCCCTGTGTTTCAGGCCCGCGTCCCAGCCGACACCTTTTGCTCTCCATCATGCTGCGAGTTGTGAAGTGGATCCCAGCTCTGGCGACAGCATCAGCTTGGCCCGCTCCATCAGCAAAGACAGTTTGGCATCCAATATTGTTAATCTGACCCCACAGAACCAGCCACACCCCACGGCCGTGAAGACCCATGGGAAGAGCCTCCTGAACAATGTCAGTAttgaggatgaggaagaggagctTGTGGCTATCGTTAGAGCAGATGTGGCTCCCCAGCAGGCTGACCTGGAGTTCCCCAGGGCCTCACCCCGGGCCTCAGGCCTTATAGCAAGTGCCCGGTCTCCCCAAGGACAACTGGACACCTCAGAAAGTAAGCCTGACAGTTTTTTCTTGGAGCCTTTGATGCCAGCGGTGCTTAAGCCAGCGAAGGAGAAGCAGGTGATCACCAAGGAGGATGAACGGGGGGAAGGGAGACCAAGGAGCATCACGTCCAGGAGGCCCAGCGAGGGCCCCCAGCCTTTGGTACGAAGGAAAGTGACTGGTAGTCGTGACTTGAATAGGACTTTTACCCCAATTCCATGCTCAGAATTTCCCATGGGCATCGACCCCACCGAGACAGGACCGCAGTCAGTGGAGACCATGGGAGAGGTGTGTGGAGGGCCTCTGGCCCTTGGCGGATTCGATCCGTTCCCCCAGGGACCATCCACAGATGGCTTCTTCCTTCATGTAGACAGGGctgatgaggacactgagggAAGGTTGTATGTTAGTTGTTCAAAAAGCCCCAACTCCCACGATTCAGAGCCGTGGACTCTCCTCAGGCAGGATTCTGACTCGGATGTGGTGGACATAGAGGAAGCCGAGCATGATTTCCTGGGTGAGGCCCATCCTGTGGTTCTCAGCAGATACATCGGGGAGGAAGAGTCGGCTAAACTGCAGGAGGACATGAAGGTGAAGGAACATGAAGACAAAGATGACGCCAGTGGCCGCTCGAGCCCCTGCCTGAGCACAGCGTCTCAGATGAGCAGCGTCTCTGTGGCGAGTGGGAGTGTGAAGATGACCAGCTTTGCAGAGAGGAAGCTCCAGAGACTCAACAGCTGCGAGACCAAGTCCAGCACCAGCAGCTCCCAAAAGACCACACCAGATGCGTCTGAGAGCTGCCCGGCCCCTCTGACGACATGGAGGCAGAAAAGGGAGCAGAGCCCAGGCCGGCATGGCAGGGACCCCGCCAGCCTCTTGGCGTCTGAGCTGGTACAGCTGCACATGCAGCTGGAGGAGAAGCGCAGGGCCATCGAGGCCCAGAAGAAGAAGATGGAGGCGCTGTCGGCAAGGCAGCGCCTGAAGCTCGGCAAGGCTGCGTTCCTGCATGTGGTGAAGAAGGGCAAGGCCGAGGCTGCCCTGTCCCTCAGGCCGGAGCACTTTTCAAAGGAGTACTCTCAGCACAATGGGGAGGACTGTGGGGATGGCGTTTCCAAAACTGAAGACTTTCTCGTGAaggaggagcagagagaggaGCTCCTGCACGAGCCTCAGGATGTGGACAAAGAGAGCCTGGCCTTTGCTCAGCAACATACAGCCAAAGACCCCGTGGCTCTGCATGAGCTGGAGAGAAATAAGGTGATCTCCGCCGCCCTCCTGGAGGACACCGTTGGGGAGGTGGTGGACGTGAATGAATGCGACCTTTCCATCGAGAAGCTCAACGAAACCATCAGTGCACTGCAGCAGGCCATCCTGAAAATCTCTCAGCAGCAGGAGCAGCTTCTCCTGAAGTCTCCCACAGTCCCAGTGCCGGGCTCTAAGAGTAACTCGCAGGACCACAAAGGGAAGGCGCCAGTCCACTTCGTGGAGCCACTCTCTCCTACGGGCGTGGCTGGCCACCGCAAAGCCCCCAGGCTGGGTCAGGGCCGGAATTCCCGTTCCGGAAGGCCGGCGGAGCTGAAGGTCCCAAAAGACAGGCCACAGGGCTCCTCCCGAAGTAAAACCCCAACGCCCAGTGTAGAGACGCTCCCGCACTTGAGACCCTTCCCTGCCAGCAGCCACCCTCGGACGCCCACGGACCCTGGCCTGGACGGTGCCCTGGAGCCCAGCGGTGACCCACATGGGAAGTGTCTCTTCGATAGTTACAGGCTCCACGATGAAAGCAACCAGCGGACACTTACTCTGTCCTCTTCCAAAGACACCAACATTCTTTCGGAGCAGATGAGCCTCAAAGAAGTTCTGGATGCAAGTGTGAAGGAGGCGGGGCCCAGCTCCTCAGATGTCTCGGGAAAAGAAAGCATCCCCGTGGAGGAGCCTCTGAGGAGCAGGGCCAGCCTCATTGAAGTGGACCTCTCTGACCTGAAGGCCCCCGACGAGGACGGGGAGCTGGCAAGCCTCGACGGCTCGGCGGACCTCATCAGCGAAGGCGACCAGAAGCCGGGGGTCGGCTTCTTCTTCAAG GACGAACAGAAAGCTGAAGATGAGCTCGCCAAGAAGCGGGCGGCCTTCCTCCTGAAGCAGCAGCGCAAGGCCGAGGAGGCCCGCGTGCGCAAGCAGCAGCTGGAAGCAGAGGTGGAGCTCAAGCGTGATGAAGCCCG GCGCAAAGCTGAGGAAGACCGGGTccggaaggaggaggagaaggcgCGGCGCGAGCTCATCAAGCAGGAGTACCTGCGGAGGAAGCAGCAGCAGATCCTAGAGGAGCAGGGGCTCGGCAAGCCCAAGTCAAAGCCGAAGAAGCCGCGGCCGAAGTCGGTGCACCGGGAAGAGTCGTGCAGCGACTCCggcaccaagtgctcctccaccC CTGATAACTTGAGCCGGACTCAGTCAGGCTCCAGCCTGTCCTTGGCCTCTGCGGCAACGACAGAACCCGAGAGCGTTCATTCTGGGGGCACACCCTCTCAGCG AGTGGAATCGATGGAAGCCCTGCCCATACTGAGCCGTAACCCGAGCAGGAGCACAGACCGAGACTGGGAGACCGCATCGGCAGCGTCTTCCTTGGCCTCGGTGGCTGAGTACACAG GTCCCAAGCTCTTTAAGGAGCCCAGTAGCAAATCAAACAAGCCGATTATTCACAATGCCATATCCCATTGCTGCCTGGCTGGAAAAGTGAATGAACCCCACAAGAATTCCATATTGGAG GAGCTGGAGAAGTGTGACGCCAATCACTACATCATACTGTTTCGTGATGCTGGCTGCCAGTTCAGGGCACTTTACTGCTACTATCCTGACACTGAGGAAATCTACAAACTCACTGGCACGGGGCCAAAGAACATCACCAAGAAAATGATCGACAAGCTGTATAAATACAGCTCAGACCGAAAACAGTTTAACTTGATCCCAGCCAAAACCATGTCTGTCAGTGTGGATGCACTCACAATCCACAACCACCTGTGGCAGCCCAAGCGGCCCGCAGTGCCAAAGAAGGGCCAGACTCGTAAATGA